From Streptomyces yatensis, one genomic window encodes:
- the rpsA gene encoding 30S ribosomal protein S1, with the protein MTSSTEATRTTPQVAVNDIGSEEAFLAAIDETIKYFNDGDIVDGVIVKVDRDEVLLDIGYKTEGVIPSRELSIKHDVDPNEVVAVGDEIEALVLQKEDKEGRLILSKKRAQYERAWGTIEKIKEEDGIVTGTVIEVVKGGLILDIGLRGFLPASLVEMRRVRDLQPYVGKELEAKIIELDKNRNNVVLSRRAWLEQTQSEVRQTFLTTLQKGQVRSGVVSSIVNFGAFVDLGGVDGLVHVSELSWKHIDHPSEVVEVGQEVTVEVLDVDMDRERVSLSLKATQEDPWQQFARTHQIGQVVPGKVTKLVPFGAFVRVDEGIEGLVHISELAERHVEIPEQVVQVNDEIFVKVIDIDLERRRISLSLKQANEAFGADPSVVEFDPTLYGMAASYDDQGNYIYPEGFDPETNDWLEGFETQREAWETQYAEAQQRFEQHQAQVIKSREADEQAAAEAGSGAAPAPGGQASGGGGSYSSESADNSGALASDEALAALREKLAGGQS; encoded by the coding sequence ATGACGAGCAGCACCGAGGCAACCCGCACCACCCCGCAGGTGGCGGTAAACGACATCGGTTCCGAGGAAGCCTTCCTCGCCGCGATCGACGAGACGATCAAGTACTTCAACGACGGCGACATCGTCGACGGCGTCATCGTGAAGGTCGACCGGGACGAGGTCCTGCTCGACATTGGTTACAAGACCGAAGGCGTCATCCCCTCCCGCGAACTGTCGATCAAGCACGACGTCGACCCCAATGAGGTCGTCGCCGTCGGCGATGAGATCGAGGCCCTGGTCCTCCAGAAGGAGGACAAGGAAGGCCGGCTGATCCTCTCGAAGAAGCGCGCGCAGTACGAGCGCGCTTGGGGCACCATCGAGAAGATCAAGGAAGAGGACGGGATCGTCACCGGTACCGTCATCGAGGTCGTCAAGGGTGGTCTCATCCTCGACATCGGCCTCCGTGGCTTCCTCCCCGCCTCCCTGGTGGAGATGCGCCGCGTTCGCGACCTCCAGCCCTACGTGGGCAAGGAGCTCGAGGCGAAGATCATCGAGCTCGACAAGAACCGCAACAACGTGGTCCTGTCCCGCCGCGCCTGGCTGGAGCAGACCCAGAGCGAGGTCCGCCAGACCTTCCTCACCACCCTCCAGAAGGGCCAGGTGCGCTCCGGCGTCGTCTCCTCCATCGTCAACTTCGGTGCGTTCGTGGACCTCGGCGGCGTCGACGGTCTCGTCCACGTCTCGGAGCTGTCCTGGAAGCACATCGACCACCCCTCCGAGGTCGTCGAGGTCGGCCAGGAGGTCACGGTCGAGGTCCTGGACGTCGACATGGACCGCGAGCGCGTCTCCCTGTCGCTCAAGGCGACCCAGGAAGACCCGTGGCAGCAGTTCGCCCGGACCCACCAGATCGGTCAGGTCGTCCCGGGTAAGGTCACCAAGCTCGTTCCGTTCGGTGCGTTCGTCCGCGTGGACGAGGGCATCGAGGGTCTGGTCCACATCTCCGAGCTGGCCGAGCGCCACGTGGAGATCCCGGAGCAGGTCGTCCAGGTCAACGACGAGATCTTCGTCAAGGTCATCGACATCGACCTCGAGCGCCGCCGCATCAGCCTCTCGCTGAAGCAGGCCAACGAGGCGTTCGGCGCCGACCCGTCCGTGGTCGAGTTCGACCCGACCCTGTACGGCATGGCCGCGTCCTACGACGACCAGGGCAACTACATCTACCCCGAGGGCTTCGACCCCGAGACCAACGACTGGCTCGAGGGCTTCGAGACCCAGCGGGAGGCGTGGGAGACCCAGTACGCCGAGGCGCAGCAGCGGTTCGAGCAGCACCAGGCGCAGGTCATCAAGTCCCGCGAGGCCGACGAGCAGGCCGCTGCCGAGGCGGGCAGCGGTGCCGCTCCGGCGCCCGGCGGGCAGGCGTCCGGCGGCGGCGGTTCGTACTCCTCGGAGTCGGCCGACAACTCCGGCGCCCTGGCCTCGGACGAGGCGCTGGCCGCGCTTCGCGAGAAGCTGGCCGGCGGCCAGAGCTGA
- a CDS encoding PAC2 family protein — MQDPQELYAWEPSGLAEVDAIASRDSAGLVLLYHFDGYIDAGETGDQIVERLLDGLPRKVVARFDHDRLVDYRARRPLLTFQRDRWTAYETPKLELYLVRDATAAPFLLLAGPEPDVEWERFAAAVRQMVERLNVRLAVNFHGIPMGVPHTRPVGITPHGNRTDLTPGHRGFFDEAQVPGSAESLIEYRLAEAGRDVLGVAAHVPHYLARSAYPDAALTALEAITAATGLVLPGPTHALRNDALKTQEEIERQISEGDEELVALVRGLEHQYDAVAGAESRGNLVAEPAELPSADELAAEFERFLAEREGEGGA, encoded by the coding sequence GTGCAAGATCCGCAGGAGTTGTACGCATGGGAACCGAGCGGGCTGGCGGAGGTCGACGCGATAGCCTCGCGGGACTCGGCCGGGCTGGTGCTGCTGTACCACTTCGACGGCTATATCGACGCCGGCGAGACGGGGGACCAGATCGTCGAGCGGCTGCTCGACGGCCTGCCACGCAAGGTCGTCGCGCGCTTCGACCATGACCGGCTGGTCGACTACCGGGCCCGGCGTCCCCTGCTCACCTTCCAGCGCGACCGCTGGACCGCGTACGAGACCCCGAAGCTCGAGCTGTATCTGGTGCGCGACGCGACCGCGGCCCCGTTCCTGCTGCTCGCCGGGCCGGAGCCGGACGTGGAGTGGGAGCGGTTCGCGGCGGCCGTGCGCCAGATGGTCGAGCGGCTGAACGTGCGGCTCGCGGTGAACTTCCACGGCATCCCGATGGGCGTTCCGCACACCCGGCCGGTCGGCATCACCCCGCATGGAAACCGCACCGACCTGACACCGGGTCACCGCGGCTTCTTCGACGAGGCCCAAGTGCCCGGCAGCGCCGAATCCCTGATCGAGTACCGGCTCGCCGAGGCGGGCCGCGATGTGCTCGGCGTCGCCGCGCATGTGCCGCACTATCTGGCCCGGTCGGCCTATCCGGACGCGGCGCTCACCGCGCTGGAGGCCATCACCGCGGCCACCGGTCTGGTCCTGCCGGGGCCCACCCACGCCCTGCGCAACGACGCCCTCAAGACGCAGGAGGAGATCGAGCGGCAGATCTCGGAGGGGGACGAGGAGCTGGTCGCGCTCGTACGGGGCCTTGAGCACCAGTACGACGCGGTGGCCGGGGCCGAGAGCCGCGGCAATCTGGTCGCGGAGCCGGCCGAGCTGCCCTCGGCGGATGAACTGGCCGCGGAGTTCGAGCGGTTCCTGGCCGAGCGGGAGGGCGAGGGTGGAGCCTGA
- a CDS encoding tetratricopeptide repeat protein yields the protein MPEPTPETHVIDYRAAEQLLAARDPRGAVKLLDSVISAHPENTAARLLRARAFFLAAQLRSAELEFQLVIEREPDNAFAHFALARTLERANRSAEATRHFRLAAALDPRPDFVEAARFGERD from the coding sequence GTGCCCGAGCCCACGCCCGAGACCCACGTCATCGACTACCGCGCCGCGGAGCAACTGCTCGCCGCCCGAGATCCACGGGGCGCCGTGAAGCTGCTCGACTCCGTCATCAGCGCCCACCCCGAGAACACGGCGGCCCGGCTGCTGCGGGCGCGCGCGTTCTTCCTCGCGGCGCAGCTGCGCTCGGCGGAGCTGGAGTTCCAGCTCGTCATCGAGCGCGAGCCGGACAACGCGTTCGCCCACTTCGCCCTGGCCCGCACCCTGGAGCGGGCCAACCGCTCGGCCGAGGCCACCCGCCACTTCCGGCTGGCCGCGGCGCTCGATCCGCGCCCGGACTTCGTCGAGGCGGCCCGGTTCGGCGAGCGGGACTGA
- the coaE gene encoding dephospho-CoA kinase produces the protein MLKLGLTGGIGAGKSEVSRILTSLGAVLIDSDRIAREVVEPGTPGLTAVVAEFGPEVLAADGRLDRPRLGGIVFNDPERLSALNAIIHPLVRDRSAELQAAAAPDAVVVHDVPLLAENKLAPLYDLVMVVDATPETQLDRLVRLRGMAEDEARARMAAQATRADRLAIADVVIDNNGPIEALEPQVTKVWADLVKRAAGAEG, from the coding sequence ATGCTGAAGCTGGGGCTCACGGGCGGAATCGGCGCGGGCAAGAGCGAGGTCTCACGGATCCTGACCTCACTGGGAGCGGTGCTGATCGACTCCGATCGGATCGCTCGCGAGGTGGTCGAGCCGGGCACGCCGGGACTGACCGCCGTCGTCGCCGAATTCGGCCCCGAGGTGCTGGCCGCCGACGGCCGTCTCGACCGGCCCAGGCTCGGCGGGATCGTCTTCAACGACCCGGAGCGGCTGAGCGCGCTGAACGCGATCATCCACCCGCTGGTCCGGGACCGCTCCGCGGAGCTCCAGGCGGCCGCCGCCCCCGACGCCGTCGTGGTCCATGACGTCCCGCTCCTGGCCGAGAACAAGCTGGCCCCGCTCTACGACCTGGTGATGGTCGTGGACGCCACGCCCGAGACCCAGCTCGACCGGCTGGTACGGCTGCGCGGCATGGCCGAGGACGAGGCGCGGGCCCGGATGGCGGCGCAGGCCACCCGCGCCGACCGGCTGGCGATCGCCGATGTCGTGATCGACAACAATGGCCCGATCGAGGCCCTGGAGCCGCAGGTCACCAAGGTCTGGGCGGATCTGGTGAAGCGGGCGGCCGGCGCGGAGGGCTGA
- a CDS encoding class I SAM-dependent methyltransferase — MLQEHEPSTPEEAAEPTATRRIADEAESSRASRGWWDRNADEYQEEHGAFLGDDRFIWGPEGLDEAEAGLLGPVAALKGRDVLEVGAGAAQCARWLAAQGARPVALDLSHRQLRHARRIDAESAAGGGDGAGERAGVALVQADATALPFRDGSFDLACSAYGAVPFVAEPVRVMREVRRVLRPGGRWVFSVTHPIRWAFPDEPGPEGLSVAGSYFDRTPYVEQDESGRAVYVEHHRTLGDRVRDVVAGGFRLVDLVEPEWPGWNHQEWGGWSPLRGNLIPGTAIFVCERD, encoded by the coding sequence ATGCTCCAAGAACACGAGCCCAGCACCCCTGAGGAGGCGGCCGAGCCGACGGCCACCCGCCGGATCGCCGACGAGGCGGAGAGCAGCCGGGCCAGCCGGGGATGGTGGGACCGCAACGCGGACGAGTACCAGGAGGAACACGGCGCCTTCCTGGGCGACGACCGGTTCATCTGGGGCCCGGAGGGACTGGACGAGGCGGAGGCCGGGCTGCTGGGCCCGGTGGCGGCGCTCAAGGGGCGCGATGTGCTGGAGGTGGGCGCGGGCGCCGCACAGTGCGCCCGCTGGCTGGCCGCCCAGGGGGCGCGGCCGGTGGCCCTGGACCTCTCCCACCGGCAGCTGCGGCACGCGCGGCGGATCGACGCGGAGTCAGCCGCCGGGGGCGGCGACGGGGCGGGCGAGCGGGCCGGGGTCGCGCTGGTGCAGGCCGACGCCACGGCCCTGCCCTTCCGGGACGGCTCGTTCGACCTGGCGTGCTCGGCGTACGGGGCGGTGCCGTTCGTGGCCGAGCCGGTGCGGGTGATGCGCGAGGTGCGCCGGGTGCTGCGGCCTGGCGGGCGGTGGGTCTTCTCGGTGACGCATCCGATCCGCTGGGCGTTCCCCGACGAACCGGGGCCCGAGGGGCTGTCCGTCGCCGGCTCCTACTTCGACCGCACGCCCTATGTGGAGCAGGACGAGTCGGGCCGGGCCGTCTACGTGGAGCACCACCGGACGCTGGGCGACCGGGTGCGGGACGTGGTGGCGGGGGGCTTCCGGCTGGTCGACCTGGTCGAACCGGAGTGGCCCGGGTGGAACCACCAGGAGTGGGGCGGCTGGTCCCCCCTGCGGGGGAACCTCATCC
- a CDS encoding DUF6343 family protein, translating to MPTRLIRTGDEPVHARSPLRMRLGLATWGLLWTLGGAVAFAVVGRPGWAAACGALAVVTLVDLVLVIRHIRQGPHYQPGPDVPPYAPLGERSRGRGRRRAP from the coding sequence ATGCCGACGCGGCTGATCCGCACGGGTGACGAACCGGTACACGCGCGCAGCCCGCTGCGCATGCGGCTGGGGCTGGCCACGTGGGGGCTGCTCTGGACGCTCGGCGGCGCGGTGGCCTTCGCGGTCGTGGGACGGCCGGGATGGGCGGCCGCGTGTGGGGCGCTGGCCGTCGTCACCCTGGTCGATCTGGTCCTGGTGATCCGGCACATCCGGCAGGGGCCGCACTATCAGCCCGGCCCGGACGTGCCGCCGTACGCACCGCTCGGCGAGCGCAGTCGCGGCCGCGGGCGGCGCCGGGCGCCGTAA